ttccctgccctgcaggagaTGGGTCTGGAGCTGGAGTCTGGATTCTTTCCCCCACGACTTCCCTGGTGTTTGTATCTCACCTGGCCTGGTGCACCTCACGTATCACGGCTAGCCAGCCCCTTGTGCCCTCAGTTCTCTCTCCAGGGTAAGCGAGCCAGGACCCACGTGCGCCAGGCTAAGccaagggggaaaggggcatTGTCAGCAGCACTCAGCCCAGCCAccgcaggaggcaaagggggaggCTCCGTTGTCTCCGCACCTCAATAGAGGGGGGGGCCTCTCACCTTGCTCAAGGCCGCAGGGCTGCTCTCACCTCTTCTTGCACCCCTGGTGGCGtcagagcccccccagcacacacagacCGGGCGTAATAGCTCCAAAGCTGCACAAACCAGGGTGGAAGTGCCATGTTCTCGGTGGCTTtggggtggtggggaggaggcaggaccaGCTGTGATGGCTCCTACACACccgaggctccccccccccccccccagatcgcTTCTGGAACTTGCCCTTcaacgctccccccaccccgcctccccGCCCCATCGTCCACAAGTTCatgacagaaggggaaactgaggcacggcacgGGGAAAGGGATGTGGCCAAGGTTACAGCACGCCCGTGGCAGGGGCAAGAaatgaacccaggagtcctgcccgcCCTCGGGCACATCGCGCCTGTGGCGCTGGGCTGGGCGCTCCCGGCCACGGGGGGATCCGCGTCCCGTGGGGCTCGGCCGGGCGCAGCGTGTCGCTGACGGGCGCTGACAGCTGTAGCGGCCCGGGCTCCGCCCGCAGCCCAAAAtagcggcgccccggcaccgcccCCAGAGCGAGCCCGGCCATGGCGAGGTGAGTGCGGGCGGCGGCAGCGCAGTCCTGCCCCAGGGTAGGACGCGACCCCGGGACCCCACGCGAGTCACTGCCCCCTCCCGCGGCTGGGACACGACCCCCCGCAACCCACTCGGGTCAGGCCGCCAGTCCCCACTCGAGTCACTGCCCCCCTCGCAGGGACACAACCCCTGGAGCCCCCACATGCCCCCCAACCCGAGtcactgctccccctgctgggacccccccccccccgctccccactcGAGTCACAGACCTCCTCCCCCATCTGGGACATGACTCCTGGAGTCCTCACTGGGAtcactgcccctctcctgccgcTGGGGCACAATCCCAGGAGCCCCCACATGCCCCCCTGCTCAAGTcattgctcccccctcccccagttgggACACAAcccctggagcccccacttgggtcactgcccccctgcccctggctgggacaTGACCACTGGCCCTCCCACTGGGGTcactgcactccccccccccccccagccccattctGCTCACTGAGCCACTTACCCTCCGCTGGGACTTTTCCTGGAGCCTGGAAAGTGTCTTGCATGTTGGAAACTCTCCCACGGGTTCCAGCCTGGGAATTAGCCATAAGACACCCCGGCTGGGCCGGGGGCCTTCCTTGCCCTCCGCGCTGTCACTCAGGAAATgaccacagcctgcagctggaacCACCCGGCTTTGGGCGAGTTGGGCTGGGGTGAGCCCTCTCCACATAGCTGCGGGGACAACTCAGTTGCCGCTCAGGCTTGGAACCatctggagggggcagggcttcagggacCAAGCTGCAGGCTTTGAGGTTGGGAACTAGCCTGGGAACGAGCCATGAGAGCACTAGCCCGGCCTGTTGGGCCTGGTGGCTGTGGCGTGTGCAGTCCTACCCTGGTGGCCCAGGCTGGTGGAACTCCCAGGCTCGTGTAACACGATTCCACTGGAATtctggcccctgctcctgctgagGCAAATGCCATGGGAAAACGGGAATATGCTTACGGAGCCTCAGCCCAGGCTGTTTACAGGCCCGGCAGCCGGCAGctcctgcagacagcagccaccGGTGGGGCAAAAAAGAGAGGTGGCCGTAAAGCAGGAATGTGCTTCCGTGAATGAGACTGCAGCCCAGGGATTCTGTCCCCAGAATAGCAAAGTCTGGACCTCACGGGCAGTTTGGGATGCTGAATAATTATGTTTTGAGTCAGGGCGAATTTCTGTGGCCTGGTGGCAGCCAGCAGGGTCCTAGTGGAATGTGGAAGAATGCGCAGGAGTGCCCTGACTTAGTGCAAACTCGGCTCACTAGGTATTACACAAATCCCTTGCTCCCAAGCCCCGCTcagctcctctctccccagtgcccagactagggatgtgaagggttaagccgttacccagtaagcaccacccttatgaacataacataagaacggccgtactgggtcagaccaaaggtccatctagcccagtgtcctgtctgctgacagtggccagcaccaggtgccccagagagggtggaccgaagacaatgatcaagcgatttgtctcctgccatccctctccagcctctgacaaacagaggccaaggacaccgttttatcccctggctaatagccttttatggacctaacctccatgaaattatctagcttctctttaaactctgttatagtcctagccttcacagcctcctctggcaaggagttccacaggttgactacacgctgtgtgaagaagaactttattttattagttttaaacctgctacccattaatttcatttggtggcctctagttcttgtatttagggaactaataaataacttttctttaacagccctctccacaccactcatgattttatagacctctatcatatcccccctcagtctcctcttttctaaactgaaaagagtATGCTCACTCTTTAAGTGGTTAACCGGCAgcccggctggctggagcagccccccacccgcaggatcccagttaactggttaaacttaagatttaaccggttaacagtttaaatgggattttacatccctgtctCAGACCTAGTGGTGCAATGACTGGGTTCTCTgcggctctgcctggcagggacAACGTTTCAGATAAAGGTGCTTTCCACAGACTTTTCGCCCAGCAGCATCGGCCTGGGCACTCCGTGGCGAGGGCAGCAGTCTGGGGGAAGCGTGACTGCACTCCAGTGAGCGATTGTGCTTAGTAAAGGCGGTCCCTTGCCTTACACATGCAGGCTGTAGGACTCTGtcactgggggggctgggagaggtctGTTCATGGGGTGCTGTACAGATCAAATGGGAAGTGTGGCAACAAGTTTGGTGGAtctgcagccagctcctgcctgcctggtGCACCCCCCACTTTTCCTTGGTCTCATGCTCTCTCATCGCGTGGCTCAGGCAGGTGTAACAAAGGCAGCTTAGCACTGCTCTGAGAACATCACACACAGCCTTACATGCTGCTCTGGGTGCATTGAGACAAACAGTGCCAGCTCTTCACCCTGGAATTCTTCACCCCttctgaatagggatgtaagcgactaatcgactatccgacaagcaaaagcttatcggatagttgacgcACTcatcaactagttgcttccctccccttgctgcctctatcacaaagaggcagcaagggaggggggaaggagtgagtgctagggggagccaacttaaaagccagcttccccccccccagctccagctctgtggaaaggggtaggggtgcagcagcagcgttccaactttgaaatgtacaagagtccccactggggctcctgtacatttcaaagcggaagcgccacatggagcctggggcgtcttgctgaccctgggctccatgctttgaaatgcacatgtggagcctggggtcagcaggactCCCCATtggccctggctccatgcagcgtttcaatctttgaaatgtacaagagccccattggGCTCAAAGTTGGAacaatgtacaagagccccatttcAAAATTGGAACATGGgagcccttatcgactaattggatagtcaatggaaatcccattgactatttgattagttaattaatcagaATGTAACATCTCTACTTCTGAACCTGTTTTCCAAGGCAACCTGCAAAAACGCTGTGGTACGACCGCCCGCGGTACGTCTTCCTGGAGTTCTGCGTAGAGGACAGCAAAGATGTTAAAGTCGACATTGAAGACGACCGGGTGGTGTTCAGGTGAGCTCCCAAGCCCTGCTGAGGTGGCCTGGCCCTGAATCGGCAGCTGTACAGCACCCGGCGCGGTGGTACTGCGGGAAGGATCCTCTGGGAGACGATCCATGCCCAGTTCTGAGCTGAGTTTATGTTTTGGCAGCTGTAAAAACGCAGATGGGGTGGAGATGTTCAACAAGATCAACCTGTACGCCAGGGTGAACTCCAAGGTAAGCAaggggttgtgcccaggaaagctcctgACACCATCTACTTTTTGGGTGAGTCGCTAAGGTGCGGCAGAATttttcgttgttttttaagtttttccgagGTAAGCAGCCGCTCCACGCAGTGAGGTGAAAGAACCATGGGTGGGCCCGGCTCACTGAGCCCATCTCCTCGATGTCTCCAAAGAGATCGTAAAGTTCCGACAAACCGTGGAAggtttttgggggtgggaggagtgatTTGCCTCCATCCAGGCCTATcaccttaacagggttcaaaaaagaactaggtaaattcctggaggataggtccatccagacttattagccaggatggggtaGGGATGGTATCCCCAgcctctttgccagaagctgggaatgggtgacaggggagggatcacatgatgattccctgttgtgttccctccctctggggcatctggcattggccactgtgggcagacaggatgctgggctagatgggcctttggtatgacccagtctggccgttcttatgttcacgtCATGTGATCTCATTGCTCAGACCCCGGACGCCCACCATCTCCAGGGGTTGTGGAGCTTGGTGGGGCACCTAAAAAGTGATGTCGTTAGGTGGCACCTTTGGGTGCTGCTGTGCCactagccttccccagccccccccccatcatcagTGCTTTGTTTTGGGCTGCCTGCCCCCGAGGATTTTGCCTAGCTCAGTGACTCACAAAAATGCCCAACCAACCCAGCTGCACAGAGATGATGGCCCAAGGCTGTCAGATATCCCCCGAGaagtcccctctcctcctgcagtctcctaatacagccagctctcccgTGCCCCGATTTGCGCTGCGATGCCGGCAGGCTGGGTCCTGGTCTCCCGGCACTTTCCCATGTGCCTCAGAGCTCAGGAAGGGCTTTGTTTTCATTCTGGACGTCTTGGCTTGttgagagggggaggggtgcccagCAGCCACGTCCGGCAAGGGAGCTTGGCTCTGTCCCTTGGCAGGACTCGCAGCAGAAACGCTCCGACCGGTCCATCACCTGCTtcataaggaagttgaaggagaaGGTGGCATGGCCACGCCTCACCAAGGAGAACATCAAGGTAAACACAGCACCCTAGCGGCCCAGGCCCCTTCCTTTGGAGTCACCTTTCCCCGAGTGAAAAGCTCAGTCCGCCCCCACCACCATGctaggctgggagctggc
This genomic interval from Pelodiscus sinensis isolate JC-2024 chromosome 29, ASM4963464v1, whole genome shotgun sequence contains the following:
- the LOC102460926 gene encoding putative protein PTGES3L isoform X2; this encodes MARQPAKTLWYDRPRYVFLEFCVEDSKDVKVDIEDDRVVFSCKNADGVEMFNKINLYARVNSKDSQQKRSDRSITCFIRKLKEKVAWPRLTKENIKPVWLFVDFDNWRDWEGDEEVELAMTAQYAELLQRVTVKAPPPAMDDLEDDI